In the Candidatus Tiamatella incendiivivens genome, one interval contains:
- the speD gene encoding adenosylmethionine decarboxylase, whose translation MVVEDFVIGRHVYGNMYGVDPSTLWDEDFIKETVLKAVEAAGATLHDLKSWKIEGEKGGVSVIALVLESHISIHTWPGYKYATVDVYTCGDTADPWRGFEVILNRLNPKFYTVHYSDRSSLPPDVIEELGSSSVGKE comes from the coding sequence ATGGTGGTTGAAGACTTTGTTATAGGAAGACATGTTTATGGCAACATGTACGGTGTAGATCCTAGTACTCTCTGGGACGAAGACTTTATCAAGGAGACTGTGTTGAAAGCCGTAGAAGCTGCTGGAGCCACATTACATGACTTGAAGTCATGGAAGATTGAAGGAGAAAAAGGCGGTGTAAGCGTTATTGCCCTGGTACTAGAAAGCCATATTAGCATTCATACGTGGCCAGGGTATAAGTATGCCACGGTTGATGTTTATACCTGTGGGGATACCGCTGATCCTTGGCGGGGTTTCGAGGTTATTCTGAATAGGCTTAACCCTAAGTTCTATACTGTCCATTACTCCGACAGGAGTAGCCTTCCACCTGATGTTATAGAAGAATTGGGCTCTAGTAG